The following nucleotide sequence is from Salvia splendens isolate huo1 chromosome 2, SspV2, whole genome shotgun sequence.
AAGTTAGTAATTCGTGTCATCGTCTAATTATACATGagtcaaaaatatatatagatatgGATTCATGATTGATATCGCGTTATTGGTTTTCAATTTGATTGAAATTTGCAAATCATTTAATTTGGATCTACTATCAAGTATTCTAATAATCTAATGCTATATTTATACATGAGTATACCCTACtcctatatatttttattttacaaacTAATACTCGTATCAAGCTAGGTTTGATTCTTGTGATTATGTCATTTCAAATTCACATATCTAAAATAGCTCTATATAAGAAAATTTCATTGTAAATTCATAGGCTATATCACTATTTTTAGATATTTTTGTTCTAAGTGATGACgtgaaagaaaaatcaaaatcaaaatcaaatatgcAACAATAAAATCGTACACTCCACCTAAATTTGTAGTCATGTTTTAGTTCAAATACCCAATGTCCATTTAAGTGGCCCAAATTTTGAGCAAATGCTATTGTTGAacaaaatcaatatttttattgGATAAATAAATGTAGGCCCAGGTGAATTTGGGGGATTAAATAAAAAGGACTCAGTAATAATACATTtgattataaaataattgaatatgtACGTATGTATGTGGTTAAGTTATGTAATTTATCAGAACCATATTTACCATATAGAATAGGAATTATTTTCAGCatttattttgtgaatatatatataatagtcTAGTACAGAGGATTCATCCCTTTGTTGAATGATTTCATGGTTTATTGTTCGAAGGGtggaaattatttcatttttacagCTCTCATAATGTTTCATAGCAAATTTATAATCTTCCATCGATTATTTTCATATCTTTTCctcaaaataccaaaaattacTGGGAAATACTGTACTGTCACATCCATATCAAATTTGGCACCTCCCATATAAAGAATGATCACAATTATTAATTCAATTCATTAATGTATATGGGTAGTATTTCGCATATATTGGCCTTCTTTAGAATAACCGCAATAAAGTGCGTGTAACATGCATCAACaaaattatatctaaatgtAATTAAGTATCATATTATAGGATGAATATTGCATAAAATTAATGATAATACTTTACTTATAGaacacaaaattttaaatatttactcCATGTATAAACATGACATTTACAATATTGTATTAAATGACAACACTAATTTTGGTGACGTTGTTGCTAAAAGAAAGTCAATATGAGTTTGTAATTTTGAAGGCAAAAAGCTAAATTTTAGGTGTGATGACTTTGGAAGCAATCAAAGGATAAAATTTTCCAATTATTTAATATAAGATAATCAATAAAAGAATGAAAATTTCTACTAAATTGATGCTACAAGTTAAATGAGCTCTTTATTCATTCCCCAAAATCCTTTACTTCTATTACACTTTATCCTatacttatatttatttaaatacttttatcaaaaaaataaaaattcatgaAATTGGTTATcttttatcaataaaaaaagaCTAAAATCGAAGAAAAGAACGACAAACATATGGCACACACCCAGGGACGGATCTATAATATGGTGagaaggggcaaatgccccacctcaTTTTTCTATAACcatgtaaatatatattataaaatctaaatatatacatattcaCCTAATTTGCCCccctaatttagaaaaaaaataatttttacttgCCCCTCTCTTGACATACGCCTATCCtctaaaataatatactatgttattttaatgtatatatattatttttatatttatttatttgtatgttAATATTTTTGCCCCTCCTAGTATAATTTTCTAGCTCCGTCCCTACACACACCCCTCAAACGAAACGACAAAACAACAACAtccccatccatgctcttgccaaagagcatggatgtgggcgtCGAcccgtatttattaattttttactctctgctctcccgcaagagcacaacacccgcATCCATGCTCTTCggcaagagcatgctcaagggtcccaccattatattattcaatttaaatacttcaattactaaaaatattttcacgatattaaaatcattaaaaatacccgatatcattacaaattactaaaaaataaaaaattacaaaattaaaatcctaaaaattacataattaagatcctaaaaattgagattgagagagttgtttggtatagtatcatttttttgtgtttgaaatgggagtatttatagatgaaagtatgaattttagggtaaaaataatgataaaataaattaaaagtgtggaaaaaatggatatattttattaggaagtggaaaaatattttttttattaaatctgaatttttcagatttttttgaattttttttaaaaaataataaaaaatgataaaccaacggtcaatcagagcatgccacgtcggctgctcgtgctcttgccgttggcacggatGTGCTCTAAGAATAGAGCAtgtccgtgccaacggcaagagcgcagcggcgggcAGCAGGGTGTCGCGCCGTCGGCAAGAACGACGTCCTTCCCCAATAGCACTGTTGGGGATGCTCTAAAAACCATGAACCAAACTAGAAGGATTTTTATGAAACTAGTTATAAATCAATGAAATCAAGTAGAGTATTATTGGTTATAAGATATCAAGAAAACCAAATATAATAAGCTAGCTTACAAAATTGTCTTGATTATAATGTAAATTTCATGTGTTTACGTTAACGTTTAATCATGCTAATTAAGCATAATCCAAATCTAATTATTCTAAATTTATTTCAAGGAAAACATGGCAACACGAATTTTCCGCTTAAGGATTCGTATATCTAAAtgccaaaataaattcataaatgTTACGGTAACTTTGAACGATTAATTTTAGTGAGAATAAAATATCAATGGTTCAAATCTCTCATTGTTACATTATAGATTCAGTCTACCAATTAAACCACAACTAAGAAATTAGAATAGGTTAAATACAATTACAATTAAATTGAAGTGTCATAAAATTTTAGCTTGATTTATGTGTCACGCTGTCAAATGCCATAAATATATGCCAACTCATAATAATTCATGTATGATCCCTTTCGGATTTACTACTATATTCCATTAAATGACACTCAATAATCTCACTGGATATAATTTGTCAATAGTATGAATATATGATGCTTCAATTTGAATTTCTTGCTGGTTTACAATAACAAACCAGAATGAGCTTTAAATGTGAATTATAGACACAATAACATTTTTAGTATCACCATCGTTGAGACCAGCtgtaaatgaataaaaataaatataaatatagttTTAAATTAACTCGAGCATATCATTTggattctttttttcttttttaattaaaccCATTTAAACATTTTCTGAAACCAGTGCTTTTATTACTAGTATAAAATTACTCAATAGCACACACAATTAATTCAAACTATAatgttaaattaataaatacatTTCCCCCAATAATTCAGTTTATGCTTGTACACATTTTTTAACATTACTTGTAAATAACATGATTATATTCTACTACCATTCTATTTCGTGTGATTTATACTAAACTTTTTAGTATTGGGATCTGAACAAAGTCAACTACATGGTACATTTATTCCATAGGATAATCATCTATTTTAAATGAGTGATTTTTAATACAAACATTCTTGATCAACAATTAGTCCATCAgtaacatgcattaaaattttaaaccaAGCACTCCTATTAACCAAATCAACTCAAcagaaatacataaaaattcAAGATCCAGTTAAAAGAAGTAGACAGATAAAACCCATCTAccccaaattcaaaattaactaATGCAATTACTAttcttcatttccttttctgtaactctataatagtagtagtagtagtaatagatTAATGCTATGTTGCTTAGCATTTTATATTGCAACATTAATAAACCCTTCGCGTCAATATTTAACCACATCATCAAAGTTTTATATGTATGGTCAAAATAGCATCTCTAATATGAGAGAATATCGATTTCTGACATTTCACATTTTaccattcaaattttgaaaacaaaatttggtaATTTCCATGCAATTAATCCAATAGAATAAATGCCACCAAGAAGATGAAAAACCGTTTCATCTCTAACTGTAATTATTCCCaacagaaaaacagaaacaaactAAATTATAAGAATTCCAAAAATTAAACAACCTTTTTCACATAAATCTATATTTCAATTACAAAAATCATAAATCCTTTCCACAACCATTAATTTATACACAAACAATGAATATCTATGCATGCATGCACAATCTctcacaaaaccctaatttcaacCGGAGATAAGACCATTTTCATCTTTCCCATGGCATTTTGATCCCGAATTCCGACTCGATTCCGAACCACCGGATCACCAAATCCTTCAACGCCTCATCCCGAACCTCGCAGAACTTTTCCGGCCACCCAGCCGGCTCGACTGGAGAAAACCCTAGCCCCGGGGTCCGGTCATTCGACTTTGGGTTCATCTTCTGCGTCCAATCCAGAACGTACGCCGACACGCGCCGCCGGAATTTGGCCTTGAACTCCGGCCACGCCTGGTATTTGTAGTGATTCACCACCATCGCCGTCGTGTTCAGTCTCCGGGTTTTGAATCCTTCTTTTAAGTAGAAATGGTGGATCGCATTCATTAGGGAGCTATCGACGGCGCTCAACCGCACCACCGATTTGTGCCGATTCtcgaggcggcggcggcagtcGTAGCCGTAGATTACCCCCAAAACCGGGTGGATTTTCTGCTCCGACGGTCCGAATTCGCGGCAATTGATGCTGATTTGACCTAATTTGTCCGATGAATTAGCGATTCCGAGCTGGAGAAGCTCCGGCGACGGCGATGTGAGGTTGTTCCACGCCGGCGAGTAGACGAACTCGTCGACGTCGATGTAGATCATCCAGGTACAAGCCTCCGAAGCGTAGATCGCGCTGTGAGAGAACCCTGCCTCCTGTGTCTTCGGCCACCGCCACGTGTACGCTGCGACGTCGTATCCGTCGTCGGCGAGCTCCGCCACCGTTTTAGCTAAGTCGTCGTCGCTGCCGTTGTCGTAGAGGAGGAATTTCTCGACGCCGATTTTGGCGTGGTACAACACCCACTCCTTGAGGTACTTCGTCACGTCGTAAACCATGGTAGCAGCGCACAGTAGCGACTTTCCGCCGTGTGGCGCTAACCTGCGCGGGGGAGTGTAGTACGCCACGGAGGGGACCACCCGATTTTCCGCTACTATTTCTAAGGAGATTCTCACTAATTCCGTTCCCGCGCCAACGGAGTTAACGGCCGTTATGTTCGGCCGTCGGCAGCGGAACACTTCCTGCTTGGAATGAGTGACGGCGGTTCTGACGCCGTCAGCAGCAGTGgcggaggagaagaagaaaacgCAGCGGAACTCGATCGGTTTCCGATTTGACCCCTGCCGCGTGTGGATCCCCTTCACGAACAATACGACATCGGATTCCGTCGTTAAGGAGTCGTATACGAGATTCGACCACAGCGGCAGCGGCGGAGGAGACGATGGAGCAGTCGCCGGTAATTTCCGCGGCGTCGGTGATAAAATCGGCTGCAGAAAAGGCGATCTCCGGCGAGCTCGGATTGGGAATAGGCAGATGAAGGTGCCTCGATCGGGGTAGGGAAGCATGCCGGAGAATCGCGCCGGGGAGATCTCTCCTGTGTTGAATATGCAGGAGTAGGCGGTGAGATCCGGCGGCGGAGGGGTTTCCGGCGTGAGGATGACGAGGACCTGCCAGTCGTGGACGAGGACGGCGGTGCTGGGGAGTGATCGGCTGTGGAAGGGGGATTTGGCTGCGGCTGAGAAGGAGACGATTGCGGCGGAGGAGAATGTGGAAACGGTGCCGTTGAGGTAGTGGTAGAGAGAGGCGAAGAAGAAGACCGAAACGACGACGTATAGAAAACTCGCTCTGAGGCTTTTTTCCCGAGCCATCAATATTTTAGATGAGAGTGAAAGAGAGATGACAGTTAATATATACAGTCCGTATattacttagagcatccataatgaGATTGGACTTCACGcgtagccctcacatagccttcacactgctacattatcagcactaaaattctcctgccacatcagcttgccatatcaactggacatcaaatagccatcacatagccttcccactacctatccacatcactaataacaattatataatttaatttacaatcgtatcaacatacgaaatttaatttacgagacaaatacaggaaattcgaataatactattaaaatttaaaaaatacaataatttttaaaaaagtataattaaaaaagtaaaacaaaatcactcctcgccgccgtcctcgtctccgtcgtcgcccagcccttcttcaccgtcgtcgccgccgcctctgtcGCCACCTatgccgcggctattcccgccggtctccctcctcatcgcctccaattcttcacgctggctctggagcaatacacgaagataatccttcacctcggggtccaccgccgattggaagtcggctaaggtcttcaccatttgagcgcgtgtttgttggcgcgcgaagaatttgagctcctcggtagacctgccgagggggatgccgaatggacccCTGGGAACTTGGGGTGCCCGCCCTCGCAacctgttgcgcccgcctttggccaaccgggcgaggtcggcgaccgaacgaacgaggggtcgggacctcctgggcggtctcggggaggtctgtcgaaccaccgctgctgccgctataatctccggtatagttcagtttttgcttcttcggccagccagcgtcgacacctgcccggaatttctccgactcgttgagcacaacgtaacAGTTCCAGCAAGTGAACTcataggccatccacaacgctgtctcttatccgtcttttaaccgtctcatctcttaactatgcATGGGCCACACTATACTTTTCAcaacatctcttaactaagagacatcacctgcaaccctccatctcttatccgtctattaaccatctcatcccttagctattcattcaatttcattttttatttttatttccaacaaattcaattaataaacacacatatcattaaataaaataaaataaaattataacttaaaatcctaaaaaaaatacataattaaatgcgtggcaaaataaataaaaaagacataatttaaaatataaatttatagaaattataaaaactaatcCGCCGGCGAATCACCCCCCGAAAGCAGTGGCGGTGCACCGAATGGAGGCGaaataccaagttgtcccgccagatacacaatgtcggcatgatgggcttgatattgggcgGGCGTCATCCGGGAAGTGTacgccatcgtggcggtgaagtacatggacattagggaggagggcggcccttgggaacccgactggcttgattcgtctcggcccctcctccctctagccgccttcgccgccttggtcccttgagGCCGACGGCgcacacgggaggaccccctgcgaggcaacctcttgtgcggcgctgcctgaaccgcctccactagacgagtattggccacccgccatGTGCGTCGTGcgtttcgaggtcgagcccgtgctggactggacaccgccggcccacctttcgaCGTATTTGatggcctcccaaacatcgacatgtttgaattctttgtcgttgtcgtcgaaatag
It contains:
- the LOC121771141 gene encoding glycosyltransferase family 92 protein RCOM_0530710-like, with product MAREKSLRASFLYVVVSVFFFASLYHYLNGTVSTFSSAAIVSFSAAAKSPFHSRSLPSTAVLVHDWQVLVILTPETPPPPDLTAYSCIFNTGEISPARFSGMLPYPDRGTFICLFPIRARRRSPFLQPILSPTPRKLPATAPSSPPPLPLWSNLVYDSLTTESDVVLFVKGIHTRQGSNRKPIEFRCVFFFSSATAADGVRTAVTHSKQEVFRCRRPNITAVNSVGAGTELVRISLEIVAENRVVPSVAYYTPPRRLAPHGGKSLLCAATMVYDVTKYLKEWVLYHAKIGVEKFLLYDNGSDDDLAKTVAELADDGYDVAAYTWRWPKTQEAGFSHSAIYASEACTWMIYIDVDEFVYSPAWNNLTSPSPELLQLGIANSSDKLGQISINCREFGPSEQKIHPVLGVIYGYDCRRRLENRHKSVVRLSAVDSSLMNAIHHFYLKEGFKTRRLNTTAMVVNHYKYQAWPEFKAKFRRRVSAYVLDWTQKMNPKSNDRTPGLGFSPVEPAGWPEKFCEVRDEALKDLVIRWFGIESEFGIKMPWER